atttcccctcatcctgttgctacctgcccttcaggtactggaaggatACTATAAAATCcccctcagagccttctcttctccaggctgaagagccccagatctctcagcctgtcctcataggggaggtgcttcTTTATCAGCTCAATTGCTGATCTGTCGtacagtttgttttctaataGAGAGTATAAAGAAATGAGCAATGACTACAAATAGCAGCGCAGGTTGGGCGTGAAACCCATGCACTCCAGCTGGGAGAAAGAAATGATTGAAACACCAAATGCTTCTAATCCCCTAAGTGGGTGCCAGCAGCACCATCCCGACCTGGACACCCTTTTAGGTTCAGCCTGGAACGCTGCCTTTGCTCCCCACGTACCTGTTGGGGCTCACCTTACAGGGCACTCACAGCTTGCGCTGAGGTCGGGGAGGGGCCGGCAGTTcgtcctccttctcctcctccttccccctcctcctcctctgccccgacagcatcctcctcctcctcctcttcctcctgcagctctccGCTCCCGGCAGCGTTCGGGACGTCTCGGGGCGGGCAGTGGCTCGGCCCGCAGCCCCCCGCACCCGCCGTGTCCCGCAGCATGGCGTGGGGCGAGCTCAGCCTGCGCTGGCTGCGGGAGGGCCGGCAGTCCAGAAAGCTCATCCTGCTCATCGTCTTCATCGCCCTGCTGCTGGACAACATGCTGCTCACCGTGGTCGGTAGGTGGACGGTGGTGGTGcggggtttgtttgtttgctttttcttttttttttcctcctctctcgGTTGATGCCAGAAATAATCTCCGGTGACAGATGTGCTCCCTGAGTGAATGATTTAACGCTCTCGATCCACgcagtgattttttaaaaaacacgTCCGGTGTTCCAGGTGCTGCAAACACTGCCACacactttatttctctgttagTTGCAGGGTAAGGAGTTGCATACAAAgatctttttatatatattctttttttttttttcctaccaaaaTCCACTACTACTTCATAGAATGATGGCCGTATTTTTAgctcagcatctttttttttttttttttctcctgtggtCGTGCAACTGAAACAACAGGCAAGATAACACTGGGCTGCCTGCTTCCTTGTGATAGCTCGGctttccccagcactgctcGTGAAACGATAGGTTAACACGAAAGCTATCGGAGTGGGTTTTAAGAAAAGCACTTCTAGGAGATGGCTGAACGAAACAATCCGAGTTCTGATCAAAGCTGAAGATGCAACTATTACTGGCTTTGAGTAACACAGCGCCCAGGTTGAGGAACCTGCTCAGATAAAGTGCTTGAACACTTTTCACTGGTAGTTGTATAAGCTCTCATATTCACAGGTCTGTATTTATGTAGACTTTCCTTTCAAAAGGGTTGGGAGAAGCTCCCGGGTTGTGgcttgcagcacagcagagccccggggctgcaggcagtgcccaGCCCACCCCCAGCTGCAGTGCCACTCCTGCACCCTGCTCCTCGGTGTAAGGCTGATGCCACAATGCAGACCTTAACAAAAACTTCACATCTGCTGTTAGCAAGTCCGTTCTGGATGTTCTTTCTGCATGAGCATTCTTTCTTATGAAGTTTTTAGGTATTTCATTATCTATTCGTTAATATATGTGCAAGAAGCCCCTACAGTTATTTCAGTGAATGCAATTAAACACAGCTATGATCTTAAAGCACATCAAGCAGGTCCCTTCTGGTGATCTTTTCAACGTTAAGTTTAGAGAAATGGTGAAATGTGTAAGCATCAATGCATTAGCACTGACTGCTTAACACAGAAGTGTTACGATGATGGTTTCCCTTCTTATGACCGTTACTTACCATTTTTGAGGCTTATTTTATTCATgtatttagttattttttagtattttgatTTAATAATAGTTTCAatgcttttctcatcttttgTGCTTTCACAGTCTAATAAAGGGATTTAAACACTCATGCAACAAGGAGTCTGTTCAGATACAGGTTTTGGTActtctcatatttttctttctgaatgatGTCTGTATAGAATACTTAATAATTACAAAACCtggcaaaaaataaacactaaTGTGAAAGAGCTTTATGCTTTAAATTGCAATTAGGAGTATAATTTCTCCCATGAGCAATCTTCTGTTTTAGTTCAGTTTCACCCTTTTGAAATCCTTACTGCTGTTTCCTGTAGGAAAGCTTTGTATTTCCtaatcaagaagaaaatttggTGATTCCATTTTACGCACAACCTGATAGTAAGATGCCAATAtattctatttgtttttccagtgcCAATAATTCCCAGTTACCTTTACAGCAtcaaacatgagaaaaatgcatcagaaatCCAGACTGCTAAGCCTAACGTCATTTCAACGACAACGGACAGTTTTCAGAGCATCTTCTCCTACTATGACAACTCGATGGTGCTTACTGGAAATGAGTCTGGTAAGGCAGCACCCGGAGAGCTGCAGCACACTCAGACAGCACCGATGATGGTAAATGCGACCGCTGCGCCTCCGGACTGCCCTAAGGAAGATAAGGACCTGCTGAATGAAAATGTTCAAGTTGGGTTATTGTTTGCTTCCAAAGCCACGGTGCAGCTGATCACCAACCCCTTCATAGGGCCGCTGACAAACAGGTGAGGCAAACAGTGCTCACGTGTGATTCAGCtggggtttgtttgttgctgtttaaGTCTGGGTGAGGGCTTTGAAGTAGTTTTAAGTCGGTTGTGGCCCTGACTTACTGCCCTTCTCACCTTATCTAGAGGAATATTTTAGTGAAATACATCCGATAATTGCATCTCCTAACAGCCTGcatcatttcaaaaataaactgGGGAGCACATGAGCCCTTCGACAGTGTTatacacttttctttttctccagctcCTGAGTCTTCAGGTTTTGCTGAAGAGGTGTTGAAATTTCTTCAGTGCAGTTACACAGGGCCACAAGATCCTACAGCTCCTAGTTGGAAGAATTCAGCCCTACATACAGATGACACTTCTGTTACCCCAATACATGGCAGTTGTGATATTGGAACCACAGGCAGGGTTCAGGTCCATCCCTGCCTCCCCCAGACCCACATCTGTGGGTGCACAGTGGTTCCAAATCACCTGAGCTAAGAGCCATGTGGGAAGCGGTGGAGCCATCACCCCTGCAGGTTTCCAAGTACAAGGTAaatgtggctctgagggatgTTAGTGAGCATGGAGGTTATGAgttggtggttggactcaatgatcttagtggtcttttccaacattaatgattctatgaagctcTCATTAACCTCCATGTCTACCAAACCCTGCCAAGGCCACGCTCCTCTCTGAGTTCAGTGGATCAGGATGACACCAGTGCAGGATCCAGTCCAACCTTCAGACTGTCATCTCTGAATCCTTTGCATATAGATGGTAGCTTGAACAAAATGTTTGGACAGTATGTTACAGAATATCTATCTGAGCAGGATCAGCGTTGTAAGCACCAACGTCAGTGAATTTAAAATAACccacaacaaaaaataatccaagCATTGAATATGTTTACATGGAGATTAAAAAGTATTTGTAatatcatttaaatatttcatgttaataattcattttattttattgttagcATTCTGTGTGATTGATTCCCATGAAGAAGCTGCAGTTCTTCTAGATAGAGATGTTAATCTCTGTAGGGAATAAACTCCAAATTATATTTAGTCAGGTCGctaattttcctgtttctcattAAGTTATTCCCATAATGAAGATATTTTCCTATCAGGAAACAATACACAGAAGAAATTTGTCCATCTTCTCAATTGAAAACACATTTAAGTCATCATAGGTTTAAACTTATCATTGGTGGCCATAATCAAACCAACATTCTTTAAGGTGAAATATTTCAGGTTTTGAAATCAAACTACCTTTTTTGGGTTTGGCATGTCACAAATATTGTGTGATGGCTAAACTGAATGTTTAATGCCATTTTGAGAGAAATATCCAACTGAGTGATAAGCAGAGGTTTGACTCATGACATTCAGAATCCCACAGCTATATTAAATCTGTGGGACTGATATCAACACAAAAGCTTTATATTAAAGAGAttccttcatttctatttcattccTCCAAATTTCCTTCAACATTCCCTCCAAAACAATTTGCCATTACAATATAACTTTTACGCAAACACAGCTGCAACGTAAGGAGCAGATCTAGATTTCCTATATTGCTTTGTGAGGCCATGACAGCTCTTCCACGACCAAAGCAATATAAAATCAAATCATATTTTCATAACAGTTCTTTAGGTGTCTAGGTTTTACCAAGTGCCTGCATTATGGCcctatttatatttattttctctggatTTTGCTGTTTGGCAGTTTGTAGACAATATGATAcaaacttgggaaaaaaaaagaacacaccCCACATGGCTGATGGCTCTCATTAGTGCAGTCACATCATGCTGTAGATAGGATTTCTGCATCAGCAAGAGGGCACAACCATCCCAATGCCTATCTGTGCCCAGTGCTGGGGCCAGAGGCTGGAATCTCCCACAGATCTTAGAGCTGGCAGTGAGGTAGATGTTCTTGGGTTTCCTCCTTGTTCCAAGATGTTCACCCCTCACTGCAAGTGGCACCAGTGCCAGTGCTGCCCTggtgctggcagccctgcagccaggaTGTAACCATCCCATAGGTTTGTGCACGGGGATGAAAATTCCCTCCCAGTGGCAGTATCTGCAGGCTCAGTGCccagaaaatgggaaaaggagaagTAAGGAGAGCACTCAGCCACACGTGGCAGTGTCCTCATGGCAAACTGCCCCTAAATTAGATTTAAGGATTACTGGTTTTCTTTTGTGCGTAGTTTGGGTCTTGGTAGCAGCATCTGCCTTCATTCTGAGAAATGTTTAGTGAGAAACATCAGTTTACGTATTTATCAATTAAGTGTCGGAGCcattggcaaaaaaaaaaaaaactcaacagcTCTAAAACAGACATTTCCTAAGAACTGTGTATGTGTTCATTTGAAAGGAAGTCTGAAAACTACTACAATGAAACAGAAGATATGAGTTATCATTATAAAGACTGTACCACTGATAAGCTGTTAAATGATCACTGTTATGGCAAAATTAAGGAAAGTAAAACAGCTTAAGGAGGATgggtttctttgtttaaaaactgcTGTGCACACCCTGTTAAGGTGTAAGTTTCAATTAAGTACTAAACCATAttcatagcttttatttttcatttaaatataattctTTAGGAACGGTTGAGAGTTTTAAACAAGCATAGTTATTGGCTTTAAATATGTACTGGCTTTGAGTGCTTGAGTTTGTATAAGGATGCAACAGGGTGTTCCATCTTTTTCTAAAACAACTAGAATTCAAGATTTTTAACAATAACTTTTGAAATTAGCTTAATTCTAGAAGCAAGCTAAAAACGTTTCTTATTTAAAGCTGATCTCTTTTGAAGCAACACGAGACACATTACATACCTGTCTTCATGAACTGGTTTGCAACTCAAGATGCACCACCAGCTTCCCTTTGCTCCCAGCCCTGGTGGAAGTCCTAGCAAACAGAACACCAGAGCAATGGCTCTGCCACAGGATGTGAACAACACACCTCCCATAGCAGCACAGTTCCAGTGCAGAcccaaagagatttttttttgctcaggTGCACGTTGCAAAGATGAGAAACCATAAAACAGCACAGCACTTGCTACAGAGCACTTTGTGAGCAGGACATGCAGTCAAGGGGAGTTTGAAGGCTTTTCCTAAttcttccagagaagaaattggGCACCAGCTTCCTATGTCTGATTCActccattattttttccaaagcatcGCTCCTCACTGTGAATTAGTCTGAGAGCCCAGTTGTGCTGGCACCACCACTCACTAGTGTCAGTGAGAGCATCAGCTGCCATGCAGCTCTCTCCCTTCATCTTCCAGCCTGAAAAAATGCATAGTTTTAACTTTATGCCTATCCATACATGGCTTCAAAGTTTATCAACAAATGAACAGATGTTTGCATGATAGTTTTTACAGCCAGCCTGTCTATAGATGTGAACTTTGCATATATGAGAGCATGGCTTGAACCACGAGATATTTACAATGTATAAAAAGAGTGAGGCagggaaataaagaaacatttaCAACTCCTTATTTACAGCTCAGTTCCAATGTAAGCTTTCTTTTGGGTTTTCAGTAGGTGATTGAAATGCCTGAGCACCCATCTCAGCTGGCCAGAGCCCCTCTGCCTGCCCAGCATAGAGCATTAAGATGGAGATCTTGAGGAAAATACTCTTCTTGCTACAGATCCTCCCCAGTCTGCACAGGGGTGAAGTCAATGGCCAGAATGCTGGCCCTCAGTACCCGTAACACTAAGCAGTCACAATATTAAAGTCAGTAGATTTGCAGTCCTTAATGGATTGGCAATTAGGCTCTAATGTCCCACAGCTGCTAACCTGGTCAGTGTAACCTTTATTTGCCTGCAGTACAAAAACTGTCAAGTGGTTTTCTCATTGTGGGGTAACCTTGTTAATGAACATAATCCACTTCCAAACAATTCTGCTGTCTGGGGCCAAGGTGGCACCAAGGTGAGTAATTTAGGCATTCTTTGTCACCAGCAGcctttcctctccctgctgtaACTGGTGGCTCTGTTTTTTCAGGAGTCAGACACCTGTGGGGAGAGCAGCTCCAGGTGGCCTCCTTGTGCTCAAGCTGTGGCTAATGCAGATTCTCATGCAGTGTTTTGTTAGGAGCACCTATGAAAATGACTTACTAAGGCATGACAGCAAGGAAAAAGGAGACAAGGCAGATCTTGTTGCAGTGGAGCATGCCATGTCATGGCAAGAGCAGAACGGGCCAGGGGACACAATCCCTAAACACCTGACTGATGGGGTAATGCCAGTTTGTTCTCTATGTTGGAGAGACCAGGGACTGCCGCTCAGGTTTGTGGTCACACAACTGCCAACTAATTAACACTGCTATGTTAGGAGGAGGCAGGACTTGCTAAGATTATGCAGGAAAGGCAATCTGCATATCTCTGTCAGCTGCAGGTGGGTAAGAACCTGAGCAAGAATAAGAGTGACTTCTGGAGACTCAGTAGGGTTGCCTACTGTGTTGCCTTGAGCAGGGCAACACATCACCTCCAAATTGGAGGGGAGTTTTAGACAATTTTGACCTTTTTAGAAGATTATGATTTGCTTGATTCAGCACAAACACATTC
This portion of the Meleagris gallopavo isolate NT-WF06-2002-E0010 breed Aviagen turkey brand Nicholas breeding stock chromosome 8, Turkey_5.1, whole genome shotgun sequence genome encodes:
- the LOC104912049 gene encoding synaptic vesicular amine transporter-like, giving the protein MAWGELSLRWLREGRQSRKLILLIVFIALLLDNMLLTVVVPIIPSYLYSIKHEKNASEIQTAKPNVISTTTDSFQSIFSYYDNSMVLTGNESGKAAPGELQHTQTAPMMVNATAAPPDCPKEDKDLLNENVQVGLLFASKATVQLITNPFIGPLTNRIGYQIPLFAGFCIMFVSTIMFAFSGSYTLLFIARSLQGVGSSCSSVAGKRAYRSKIQLTDPRGFSNSHF